The following proteins come from a genomic window of Neofelis nebulosa isolate mNeoNeb1 chromosome 5, mNeoNeb1.pri, whole genome shotgun sequence:
- the LOC131512877 gene encoding keratin-associated protein 12-1-like, which produces MCHTSCSAGCQASCGSSGPCQASCCVPVSCKPVCVPVSCRLAVCVPVSCRPACVPSCQSSVCVPVSCKPECVPSCQSSTCVPVSCTPTVCVPVSCKPERVPSCQSSVCVPVSCKPECVPSCRPSCPTLVCRPVCCSSPCCF; this is translated from the coding sequence ATGTGCCACACCAGCTGCTCCGCGGGCTGCCAGGCTTCCTGCGGCTCCTCCGGCCCCTGCCAGGCGTCCTGCTGTGTGCCCGTGAGCTGCAAGCCCGTGTGCGTGCCCGTGAGCTGCAGACTCGCCGTGTGCGTGCCCGTGAGCTGCAGGCCCGCGTGTGTGCCCTCCTGCCAGTCCTCCGTGTGCGTGCCCGTGAGCTGCAAGCCCGAGTGTGTGCCTTCCTGCCAGTCCTCCACGTGCGTGCCCGTGAGCTGCACACCCACCGTGTGCGTGCCCGTGAGCTGCAAGCCTGAGCGTGTGCCCTCCTGCCAGTCCTCCGTGTGCGTGCCCGTGAGCTGCAAGCCCGAGTGTGTGCCCTCCTGCcggccctcctgccccaccctggTCTGCAGACCCGTGTGCTGTAGCTCCCCGTGCTGCTTCTGA
- the LOC131512878 gene encoding keratin-associated protein 12-1-like, with the protein MCHTSGSTGCQPACRVPSSCQASCYVPSSCQASCYVPSSCQASCYVPSSCQASCRVPVSCKPVVYLPVSCKPIVCVTPSCQSSGCCRPSCPTLVLRPVPCGTPNCG; encoded by the coding sequence ATGTGCCACACCAGCGGCTCCACTGGCTGCCAGCCGGCCTGCCGTGTGCCCAGCTCCTGCCAGGCGTCCTGCTACGTGCCCAGCTCCTGCCAGGCGTCCTGCTACGTGCCCAGCTCCTGCCAGGCGTCCTGCTATGTGCCCAGCTCCTGCCAGGCGTCTTGCCGCGTGCCCGTGAGCTGCAAGCCTGTTGTGTACCTGCCTGTGAGCTGCAAGCCCATTGTGTGTGTGACCCCCTCCTGCCAGTCCTCCGGGTGCTGCcggccctcctgccccaccctggTCCTCAGGCCTGTTCCTTGCGGCACCCCTAACTGTGGCTAG